The following are encoded together in the Iodobacter fluviatilis genome:
- a CDS encoding LysR family transcriptional regulator — protein sequence MKYLDFNLLLDLDALLREGSVVGAARALHLSPPAMSRRLTRLREAIGDPLFVPAGRGLVPTPRALALHARVRAAIEEVQSVFTPQEVDFTRLQRTFTLRANDGFLGAWASRLAAALRVEAPDISLHFVSRADKNIEALRNGSIDLDIGVAGRVEPEVYNQPLFSASFVGVVRAGHPLAGQVVSAEDFVAWPHISASRRGQEAGRMDAALNALGLQRRVAIVAPGFQAALMMAASSDFITAMPEPFVRWAMPQHHLYCFELPVMMAGVEISQSWHTRHHADPVHRWLRGHVQAICHDE from the coding sequence GTGAAATATCTTGATTTCAATTTGTTATTAGATCTGGACGCACTGTTGCGCGAAGGCAGTGTGGTAGGTGCTGCACGGGCATTGCATCTTAGCCCGCCTGCGATGAGCCGCCGTTTAACGCGTTTACGCGAAGCCATTGGCGATCCCTTGTTTGTCCCCGCTGGGCGCGGCCTTGTGCCAACACCACGGGCGCTGGCTTTGCATGCGCGGGTAAGGGCGGCCATTGAAGAAGTGCAGAGCGTGTTTACGCCACAAGAGGTAGATTTTACCCGTCTGCAACGCACGTTTACTTTGCGTGCCAACGATGGTTTTTTAGGGGCGTGGGCCAGTCGGCTGGCTGCGGCCCTGCGGGTTGAAGCGCCTGATATCTCCTTACATTTTGTTTCCCGTGCGGATAAAAATATTGAAGCCTTGCGTAATGGCAGTATCGATCTGGATATCGGTGTGGCGGGGCGAGTAGAGCCGGAGGTTTACAATCAGCCGCTGTTTAGTGCTTCTTTTGTTGGCGTGGTACGGGCAGGCCATCCCCTTGCGGGCCAAGTGGTGAGCGCAGAGGATTTTGTGGCGTGGCCGCATATTTCTGCATCGCGGCGTGGTCAAGAGGCGGGCCGTATGGATGCTGCGCTTAACGCCTTGGGCTTGCAACGGCGCGTGGCGATAGTGGCACCTGGCTTTCAGGCGGCGCTGATGATGGCGGCCAGCTCAGATTTTATTACCGCCATGCCCGAGCCTTTTGTCCGCTGGGCCATGCCGCAGCATCATCTATATTGCTTTGAGCTGCCGGTTATGATGGCGGGCGTGGAGATTAGTCAGAGCTGGCACACCCGCCACCACGCTGATCCGGTCCACCGCTGGCTGCGGGGGCATGTGCAGGCTATTTGTCATGATGAGTAA
- a CDS encoding heavy metal translocating P-type ATPase encodes MSNCCNHSSPAKPRYRVVGSPPPPLPQGDGAGVLSRIHIQQMDCPTEEGLIRKKLGAMADVSGLQFNLLQRVLTVSHSQAALPAILAAIAELGFTPRVDDGTKTVVAEVAKPWWPLALAGVLAVGAEVCDWLAMPVWLTAVLAIAAVLTCGLTTYKKGWIAVSNGDLNINALMSIAVTGALLIGQWPEAAMVMVLFTLAELIEAKSLGRARNAISGLLQLTPERATVQQVDGSWQEQAAANIALGSILRVKPGERIALDGEVILGQSFINQAAITGESLPIEKNIGDTVFASTINETGSFEYRVTAVAGNTMLARIIHVVEAAQGVRAPTQRFVDRFSKIYTPVVCALALAVAVIPPLFLGGAWQEWIYRALAMLVIACPCALVISTPVTIVSGLARAARLGILIKGGTYLEEGRKLKSLALDKTGTLTFGKPVQTDMVALADVSSDVCQRIAASLGARSDHPVSKAIAAQINDYLEVSDVKALLGRGISGQIEGISYAMGNHRLIEELGLCSLALEEKLQVLEMQGKSVVVLASDRVLALFAVADTVRPSSREAIAQLQALGVETIVLSGDNEHTVAAIASDLGIAQAHGNLLPEDKLRLVEGMAASSGMVGDGINDAPALARADIGFAMGAAGTDTAIETADVALMDDDLRKIPEFIRLSSATHRILVQNITLALLVKAVFLALTLAGHGTLWMAVFADMGVSLLVVLNGLRLLRG; translated from the coding sequence GTGTCCAATTGTTGCAACCATTCTTCCCCCGCCAAACCTCGCTACCGCGTTGTTGGCTCGCCTCCACCGCCTTTGCCTCAAGGCGATGGCGCTGGGGTGTTAAGCCGTATTCATATTCAGCAGATGGATTGCCCGACAGAGGAAGGGCTGATTCGTAAAAAGCTGGGGGCGATGGCAGATGTGAGTGGTTTGCAGTTCAATTTGCTGCAACGCGTGCTCACTGTTTCGCATAGCCAAGCGGCCTTGCCTGCAATTCTGGCTGCGATTGCTGAGCTGGGCTTTACGCCGCGTGTGGATGATGGGACGAAAACGGTGGTTGCCGAAGTGGCTAAACCTTGGTGGCCCTTGGCGCTGGCAGGTGTGCTGGCGGTGGGGGCCGAGGTTTGCGATTGGCTGGCGATGCCGGTGTGGTTAACGGCGGTGCTTGCGATTGCGGCGGTGCTGACTTGTGGTCTGACGACTTACAAAAAAGGCTGGATTGCCGTTTCTAACGGCGATTTAAATATCAATGCGCTGATGAGTATTGCGGTGACGGGTGCGTTGTTAATTGGCCAGTGGCCTGAAGCGGCGATGGTGATGGTGTTGTTTACCCTTGCCGAGTTGATCGAGGCCAAATCTTTGGGCCGCGCCCGAAACGCGATTAGCGGCTTATTACAGTTGACCCCAGAGCGCGCCACGGTGCAGCAGGTGGATGGCAGCTGGCAAGAGCAGGCGGCGGCCAATATTGCACTCGGCAGTATTTTGCGGGTAAAGCCTGGCGAGCGGATTGCGCTGGATGGCGAGGTAATCTTGGGGCAATCGTTTATTAATCAGGCGGCGATTACCGGCGAGAGCCTGCCGATAGAAAAGAATATTGGCGACACGGTGTTTGCCAGCACGATTAATGAAACCGGCTCGTTTGAATATCGGGTTACGGCGGTGGCGGGCAACACCATGCTGGCGCGGATTATCCATGTGGTAGAGGCGGCGCAAGGCGTGCGTGCGCCAACCCAGCGTTTTGTGGATCGCTTTTCTAAAATTTATACCCCCGTTGTTTGCGCGCTGGCCTTGGCTGTGGCGGTGATTCCGCCGCTATTCTTGGGGGGCGCGTGGCAGGAATGGATTTATCGTGCGTTGGCGATGCTGGTGATTGCCTGCCCCTGTGCCTTGGTGATTTCTACTCCGGTAACGATTGTCAGCGGCCTTGCCCGTGCGGCGCGGCTGGGTATTTTAATTAAGGGTGGTACTTATCTAGAAGAAGGGCGCAAGCTAAAAAGCCTAGCGCTGGATAAAACCGGCACGCTCACTTTTGGTAAGCCGGTGCAGACCGATATGGTGGCCTTGGCGGATGTGTCGTCCGATGTTTGCCAGCGTATCGCCGCCAGCCTTGGTGCGCGCTCGGATCACCCTGTTTCTAAAGCGATTGCGGCTCAGATCAATGATTATCTTGAAGTCAGTGATGTGAAAGCGCTGTTGGGACGCGGCATCAGCGGGCAGATTGAGGGCATCTCTTATGCAATGGGTAATCATCGCCTGATCGAAGAGCTGGGCCTTTGCTCGCTCGCGCTGGAAGAAAAGCTGCAAGTGCTGGAAATGCAGGGCAAATCGGTGGTGGTATTGGCCTCTGATCGCGTACTGGCGCTGTTTGCCGTGGCCGATACCGTGCGGCCAAGTAGCCGCGAAGCAATTGCCCAGCTGCAAGCCTTAGGCGTGGAAACAATTGTATTGTCAGGAGATAACGAGCACACCGTGGCGGCGATTGCTAGCGATCTGGGTATCGCCCAAGCGCACGGCAATTTACTACCAGAAGACAAGCTGCGCCTTGTGGAAGGCATGGCCGCATCGTCCGGCATGGTCGGGGACGGCATCAACGATGCACCGGCCTTAGCTCGCGCCGATATTGGCTTTGCCATGGGCGCGGCAGGCACAGACACCGCCATCGAAACCGCCGACGTGGCGCTGATGGACGACGATCTACGCAAAATCCCCGAATTTATCCGCCTGTCTAGTGCCACGCATCGCATCTTGGTGCAAAACATCACGCTGGCGCTGTTAGTGAAAGCGGTGTTTCTAGCGCTCACCTTAGCTGGCCACGGCACGTTATGGATGGCGGTCTTTGCCGATATGGGGGTGAGTTTGTTGGTGGTATTGAATGGTTTGAGGTTGTTGAGGGGGTGA
- a CDS encoding endonuclease/exonuclease/phosphatase family protein, with translation MINNEFSLKVATYNIHKGLSLFNQRLVVHDVREALQSLAPDLIFLQEVQGAHSQRDKRFATWPSIPQHEFLAGDLHTAYGLNARYKLGHHGNALLSRFPIVRWHNHDLTLHRFEQRGVLHCELAVPGWSQPLHALCVHLNLRAMDRRKQVKILIERVLNDVPHDAPLVLAGDFNDWRGEATMQFARELGLIEAFNALHGVSAKSFPAQLPMLSLDRIYLRGFTVQAANVLGGIPWSNLSDHVPLYTVLHRTEEGILVPSHN, from the coding sequence TTGATTAATAATGAATTTTCTCTAAAGGTTGCAACTTACAATATTCACAAGGGGTTGTCGCTCTTTAACCAGCGATTGGTGGTGCATGATGTACGCGAAGCCTTGCAGTCGCTTGCGCCAGATTTAATTTTTTTGCAAGAAGTGCAAGGTGCGCATAGCCAGCGCGACAAGCGCTTTGCCACTTGGCCTAGCATCCCGCAGCACGAGTTTTTGGCAGGAGATCTTCATACCGCTTATGGCTTAAACGCACGCTATAAGCTGGGCCATCATGGCAATGCTTTGCTTTCGCGTTTTCCTATCGTGCGTTGGCACAATCATGATTTAACCCTGCATCGATTTGAGCAGCGTGGTGTTTTGCACTGTGAATTAGCCGTACCAGGCTGGTCTCAGCCCTTGCATGCGCTGTGCGTGCATCTCAACTTACGCGCAATGGATAGGCGTAAGCAGGTGAAAATACTGATTGAGCGGGTATTGAATGATGTGCCACACGATGCACCTTTGGTTTTGGCGGGGGATTTTAACGACTGGCGTGGCGAAGCCACGATGCAATTTGCCCGAGAGTTGGGCTTAATCGAGGCTTTTAATGCCCTTCACGGCGTATCGGCTAAGAGTTTTCCGGCGCAATTACCAATGTTGTCGCTAGATAGAATCTACTTACGTGGCTTTACCGTGCAAGCGGCCAATGTATTGGGTGGAATACCGTGGTCTAATTTATCGGACCATGTGCCCTTATATACGGTATTACACAGAACCGAAGAGGGAATTTTAGTTCCTAGTCACAATTAA
- the clsB gene encoding cardiolipin synthase ClsB → MYVAGNRFKLLFNGADYFPALIDAISIAKHEVFLESYLFEADEVGIAVMQALMAAAQRGVRVNLQLDGFGAGHLVATWQEQLTQSGVRLLFFRPEVKALSFDRQRLRRLHRKLAVIDATVAFIGGINILSDVEPNQTGWAPRYDYAVRMIGPLVLQLHESVDHLWRHTAWVQLHPDWAKKSRLKPSPMILGRARGQFLYRDNLRHRGDIEREYLQAITRARHEIIIANAYFLPGYRFRRALIQAAKRGVSVVLLVQGRVEHRLLHYASLGFYQQFLNAGIEIYEYEKGFMHAKVATIDSIWSTVGSSNLDPFSLLLAREANIFVREKAFAAELRADLRRALLEDARQIKKSTVERDRWVYRVIPWLCHAVVRLMMGISGYGGRRYLE, encoded by the coding sequence ATGTATGTGGCGGGAAATCGTTTCAAATTGCTTTTTAATGGTGCCGATTATTTTCCTGCGCTCATTGACGCTATCTCAATCGCCAAGCATGAGGTGTTTTTAGAAAGCTATTTATTTGAGGCCGATGAGGTTGGTATTGCGGTGATGCAAGCATTGATGGCCGCGGCACAACGTGGTGTTAGGGTTAATTTACAGCTAGATGGCTTTGGCGCTGGCCATTTAGTAGCAACATGGCAAGAGCAATTAACGCAGTCCGGCGTGCGGCTTTTGTTCTTTAGACCAGAGGTCAAAGCCTTGTCATTCGATAGGCAGCGTTTACGCCGATTGCATCGAAAATTAGCCGTAATTGATGCAACAGTCGCCTTTATTGGGGGGATTAACATCCTTTCGGATGTCGAACCCAATCAAACGGGCTGGGCGCCGCGCTACGATTATGCTGTGCGTATGATTGGGCCTTTGGTGTTGCAATTGCACGAATCGGTAGACCATTTATGGCGACATACCGCATGGGTGCAATTACACCCCGACTGGGCAAAGAAAAGCAGGCTCAAGCCATCCCCCATGATATTAGGGCGTGCCCGTGGGCAATTTTTGTATCGGGATAATCTGCGCCACCGTGGTGATATTGAGCGTGAATACCTACAGGCAATTACGCGGGCAAGGCATGAGATCATTATTGCCAATGCTTATTTTTTGCCTGGCTATCGCTTTCGCCGCGCTTTAATTCAAGCGGCCAAGCGTGGGGTTAGTGTGGTGCTATTGGTGCAAGGCAGGGTGGAGCATCGCTTATTGCATTACGCCAGCCTAGGTTTTTATCAGCAATTTTTAAATGCAGGGATAGAAATCTATGAGTATGAAAAAGGTTTTATGCACGCCAAAGTTGCGACGATTGATAGCATTTGGTCTACGGTAGGCTCTAGTAATTTAGATCCATTTAGCCTCTTGCTCGCGCGCGAGGCAAATATCTTTGTGCGCGAAAAGGCCTTCGCTGCGGAGCTGCGGGCCGATCTGCGCCGCGCCTTACTTGAAGACGCTCGGCAAATTAAAAAAAGCACGGTGGAGCGTGATCGCTGGGTTTACCGCGTAATTCCCTGGCTCTGCCATGCGGTAGTGCGTTTGATGATGGGGATTAGCGGCTATGGTGGGCGACGCTATTTGGAGTAG
- a CDS encoding DUF799 domain-containing protein translates to MLEKIFKLCASLSVVALVAGCATPKAYDYTALKESRPRSILVLPPVNESPDVKATYSMLSQVSYPLAEAGYYVLPVTLVNETFKQNGLNSAAEIHAVSTAKLKEIFGADAALYITVNKYGTTYLIIDSVTEVTANAKLVDLKTGKLLWAGVASASSSESGNPNGGGIIGALVMAAIKQIGNSVTDAGHPIAGIASQRLLSAGHAGGLLYGPRSVSYNKDAVH, encoded by the coding sequence ATGCTAGAAAAAATATTTAAGCTATGTGCTAGCCTATCTGTTGTGGCTTTAGTTGCAGGATGCGCTACGCCTAAAGCGTATGACTATACGGCGTTAAAAGAAAGCCGACCTCGTTCAATTTTGGTGTTGCCACCTGTGAATGAATCCCCTGATGTTAAGGCGACATATAGCATGCTGTCTCAGGTTTCTTATCCCCTAGCAGAGGCGGGTTACTATGTGTTGCCGGTAACGTTGGTTAATGAAACTTTCAAGCAAAATGGCTTGAATAGTGCGGCTGAGATTCATGCTGTTTCGACAGCTAAGTTAAAAGAAATTTTTGGTGCAGATGCGGCGCTTTACATTACGGTCAATAAATACGGCACGACTTATTTAATTATTGATAGCGTGACCGAAGTGACTGCCAATGCGAAATTAGTTGATTTAAAAACCGGCAAATTGTTGTGGGCAGGTGTTGCTTCGGCATCTAGTAGCGAAAGCGGCAATCCTAATGGTGGCGGTATTATTGGTGCCCTTGTAATGGCGGCAATTAAACAAATTGGCAATTCGGTAACGGATGCGGGCCATCCGATTGCAGGCATAGCAAGTCAGCGGCTTTTATCCGCTGGCCATGCAGGTGGGCTTTTATATGGCCCTCGTTCTGTTTCTTATAATAAAGATGCGGTTCATTAA
- a CDS encoding DUF4810 domain-containing protein, whose product MKKIFIKKTMLPFALLGGALLVGCSTPPKTLYQWEGYQAQVYEYLKGEAAEEQIAKLEEDLQKIQAKGNTPPPGYHAHLGLLYSSVGKLDQLEKELLAEKTLFPESATYMDFLLKKHKL is encoded by the coding sequence ATGAAAAAAATATTCATAAAAAAAACGATGCTTCCCTTTGCATTGTTGGGCGGCGCTTTGTTGGTGGGATGCAGTACCCCTCCTAAAACGCTTTACCAGTGGGAAGGCTATCAAGCGCAGGTTTATGAGTATTTGAAAGGTGAAGCTGCTGAAGAGCAAATCGCTAAACTTGAGGAGGATCTGCAAAAGATTCAGGCAAAGGGAAATACCCCGCCACCAGGTTATCACGCACATTTAGGCTTGCTGTATTCCTCAGTAGGAAAGCTGGATCAGCTAGAAAAAGAACTATTGGCTGAAAAAACGCTCTTCCCAGAGTCTGCTACTTATATGGATTTTTTGCTGAAAAAACACAAGCTTTAA
- the cysS gene encoding cysteine--tRNA ligase produces MLNVYNTLAREKQLFQPITEGKVNMYVCGMTVYDYCHLGHARMVVVFDMVARWLRASGYALNYVRNITDIDDKIIKRALENGEAINALTGRFIAAMNEDFDALGVIRPDHEPRATEHVQGMHELIASLIAKGLAYPAPNGDVYFAVRKFAGYGKLSGKSLDDLRAGERVDVDVNKQDPLDFVLWKAAKTDEPQDAKWASPWGEGRPGWHIECSAMSCHHLGSHFDIHGGGADLQFPHHENEIAQSEGAHGHAYVNYWMHNGFIRVDNEKMSKSLSNFFTIREVLEKYDPEVVRFFILRAHYRSQLNYSDAHLDDAKGALNRFYTTLKNVPADDTTIDWSSSYAERFKVAMDDDFNTVEAVAVLFELASEVNKQQSAVLAGQLKALGAILGLLQRDAVAYLQAGIGEDEYSAEAIETLIIARKAARVAKNFAESDRIRDALIAAGIVLEDNAQGTTWRRS; encoded by the coding sequence ATGTTAAACGTCTACAACACTCTGGCACGCGAAAAACAGCTCTTTCAGCCCATTACAGAGGGCAAGGTGAATATGTATGTCTGCGGCATGACCGTCTATGACTACTGTCATCTTGGGCACGCCCGCATGGTGGTGGTGTTTGATATGGTGGCACGCTGGTTGCGCGCTTCGGGCTATGCGCTCAATTATGTGCGTAATATCACCGATATCGATGACAAAATCATTAAACGTGCGCTAGAAAACGGCGAAGCCATCAATGCGCTAACTGGCCGATTTATTGCAGCAATGAATGAAGATTTTGATGCGTTGGGCGTGATTCGCCCAGACCACGAGCCACGCGCTACCGAGCATGTGCAAGGCATGCACGAGTTGATCGCCAGCCTGATCGCCAAGGGTTTAGCGTATCCCGCACCCAATGGTGACGTGTATTTCGCAGTGCGTAAGTTTGCAGGCTACGGCAAATTATCTGGCAAATCCCTCGATGACTTACGCGCTGGCGAGCGCGTGGATGTCGATGTCAACAAGCAAGATCCGTTGGATTTTGTGTTGTGGAAAGCCGCTAAAACCGATGAGCCGCAAGATGCTAAATGGGCTTCGCCTTGGGGGGAAGGGCGTCCGGGTTGGCATATAGAATGCTCGGCCATGAGTTGCCATCACTTGGGTAGCCATTTTGACATTCATGGTGGCGGCGCAGATTTGCAATTTCCGCATCACGAAAACGAAATCGCCCAATCTGAAGGCGCGCACGGCCATGCTTATGTGAACTACTGGATGCATAACGGCTTTATTCGGGTGGATAACGAGAAAATGTCGAAAAGCCTCAGTAATTTCTTCACCATCCGTGAAGTGCTTGAAAAGTATGATCCTGAAGTAGTGCGCTTCTTTATCTTGCGTGCTCATTACCGCAGTCAGCTTAATTATAGCGATGCCCATCTAGATGATGCGAAAGGAGCATTAAATCGCTTTTACACCACACTAAAAAATGTGCCAGCCGATGATACGACTATCGACTGGAGTAGCAGCTATGCTGAGCGTTTTAAAGTGGCGATGGATGATGACTTTAATACTGTAGAAGCGGTTGCCGTCTTGTTTGAACTGGCTTCAGAGGTAAATAAACAGCAATCAGCAGTCTTGGCGGGCCAGCTTAAAGCACTAGGCGCAATCTTGGGCTTGTTGCAGCGTGATGCCGTTGCTTATTTGCAAGCAGGTATTGGCGAAGACGAATACAGCGCAGAGGCGATTGAAACGCTGATCATCGCCCGTAAGGCGGCCCGTGTTGCTAAAAACTTTGCTGAATCAGACCGCATTCGGGATGCGTTGATTGCGGCGGGCATTGTGCTAGAAGACAACGCGCAGGGCACTACTTGGCGGCGGAGTTAA
- a CDS encoding CsgG/HfaB family protein — translation MKQLRAIPLLATVALLSTLAGCATESSRSLAVQKVESAARPYVGVRTPIAVGKFENRSSYMRGIFSDGIDRMGGQSKTILITHLQQTNRFNVLDRDNLDEMKQEAAIKKQAQSLKGADYVVTGDVTEFGRKEVGDQQLFGLLGRGKSQIAYAKVNLNIVNIATSEVVFSSQGAGEYSLSNREVVGFGGTASYDSTLNGKVLELALREAVDNLVLAIDTGAWKP, via the coding sequence ATGAAACAGCTCAGAGCGATTCCTCTTCTTGCCACCGTAGCTTTATTATCCACATTGGCAGGATGCGCAACAGAAAGCTCGCGTTCTTTGGCTGTACAAAAAGTAGAAAGCGCGGCTAGGCCATACGTCGGTGTACGTACGCCAATTGCGGTAGGTAAGTTTGAAAACCGTTCTAGCTATATGCGAGGTATTTTTTCTGATGGCATTGATCGTATGGGCGGGCAATCTAAAACAATTTTAATTACCCATTTGCAACAAACCAATCGTTTTAATGTGCTGGATCGCGACAATCTGGACGAGATGAAGCAAGAGGCCGCCATTAAAAAGCAGGCCCAGTCTCTGAAGGGGGCTGATTATGTAGTAACGGGAGATGTCACCGAATTTGGCCGTAAGGAAGTGGGCGATCAACAATTGTTTGGGTTGTTAGGCCGTGGAAAATCACAAATTGCATATGCCAAAGTAAACTTAAATATTGTCAACATTGCAACGTCTGAAGTGGTGTTTTCAAGCCAAGGCGCTGGCGAATACAGTTTGTCTAACCGTGAAGTTGTAGGCTTTGGTGGTACGGCTAGCTACGATTCAACGCTTAATGGCAAAGTGCTGGAATTAGCGCTGCGTGAGGCGGTGGATAATTTGGTATTAGCGATTGATACAGGTGCTTGGAAACCATAA
- a CDS encoding DMT family transporter has translation MQPITPAAPVAINSSFYPLLAILIWTGNTLVTKAAAVVIEPAAIAFYRWLLAGLVLTPFVLRTVWQQRAIVAAHWPKLAFLGCLGMGMYQGLAYEAAKTTSAIHMGVVVALMPLFSTLLASLFVGEALTAARFGGVGLSLLGLLILCTHGQPATLLHGAVQLGDALMLIAVASNALYGVLLKRWALPLSTWQQLYVQVGFGILMLLPFWWLAPVSPITAQNIPLILYAGIPASIGAPFFWMNGIKILGPARASLFMNLLPLFVALAASTLLDEQLYAYHAVGGVLALAGVWWGQRVASE, from the coding sequence ATGCAACCCATCACTCCAGCCGCCCCTGTAGCTATCAATTCTTCTTTCTACCCCCTACTGGCCATCCTGATCTGGACAGGCAACACCCTTGTTACCAAAGCCGCCGCCGTGGTGATTGAGCCCGCAGCCATTGCTTTTTACCGCTGGCTGCTGGCAGGGCTGGTTTTAACACCGTTTGTATTACGCACCGTGTGGCAACAACGCGCCATTGTGGCGGCGCACTGGCCCAAGCTCGCTTTCCTAGGGTGTTTAGGTATGGGCATGTATCAGGGGCTGGCTTATGAAGCGGCAAAAACCACCTCGGCCATCCATATGGGCGTGGTAGTGGCTTTAATGCCGCTATTTTCTACCCTGTTAGCCAGTTTATTTGTGGGTGAAGCACTCACAGCAGCGCGATTCGGCGGGGTGGGATTATCTCTTTTAGGCCTACTGATCCTCTGCACCCACGGCCAGCCCGCCACTTTGCTTCACGGCGCAGTGCAGCTAGGCGACGCGCTTATGCTGATCGCTGTGGCATCAAATGCGCTCTACGGCGTGTTGCTGAAACGTTGGGCACTGCCGCTATCAACCTGGCAGCAGCTGTATGTGCAAGTTGGGTTTGGCATTCTGATGCTATTGCCCTTCTGGTGGCTGGCCCCCGTCTCGCCCATTACTGCACAAAATATCCCCTTGATTTTGTATGCAGGCATTCCCGCCTCAATCGGCGCACCGTTCTTCTGGATGAACGGCATAAAAATCCTCGGCCCAGCCCGCGCCAGCCTCTTTATGAACCTACTCCCTTTATTTGTAGCGCTGGCGGCATCCACCCTACTGGACGAACAGCTCTATGCTTACCATGCAGTAGGCGGAGTGCTGGCGCTGGCAGGGGTTTGGTGGGGGCAGCGGGTGGCTAGTGAGTGA
- the cadR gene encoding Cd(II)/Pb(II)-responsive transcriptional regulator gives MKIGELAQAAQCTVETVRYYEKESLLPEPARTSGNYRDYSELHLERLSFIRNCRALDMTHQEIRALLQLMDQPEDNCHSVNNLLDAHIEHVSVRIQELLKLETQLKTLRQQCQSEQAVQDCGIVQGLNNMEVSNTPERHTHLG, from the coding sequence ATGAAAATCGGTGAGCTCGCCCAAGCTGCACAATGCACAGTTGAAACGGTAAGGTATTACGAAAAGGAGTCTCTGCTGCCCGAGCCTGCCCGCACCAGCGGCAATTATCGTGATTACAGCGAGCTACATCTAGAGCGCTTAAGCTTTATTCGTAACTGTCGTGCACTGGATATGACGCACCAGGAAATCCGAGCCTTATTGCAATTAATGGACCAGCCTGAAGACAACTGTCACTCGGTAAATAATCTGCTCGACGCACATATAGAGCATGTCAGCGTCAGGATTCAAGAGCTGCTTAAGCTGGAAACGCAGCTTAAAACGCTAAGGCAGCAGTGCCAGAGCGAGCAAGCGGTGCAAGACTGCGGCATTGTGCAAGGTTTAAACAATATGGAAGTCAGCAATACCCCTGAACGGCATACTCATTTAGGCTAA
- a CDS encoding DUF4442 domain-containing protein: protein MSPFFRKIVLYIVARPRLVAKLMKFGLNWFPAIRRTGCKVTAVSPDVRYIRVELPLNWKTRNINGTIFGGSMFAATDPFYMSILYFNLGDDYVVWDKGGTIRFKRPGRGTLVVEFRVDEAELTEIRDLLALTPEIDRVYPVQLIDQKGYVCAEVERVLYIAHKSTYDNKMAERRAKRDLLTTENAGD from the coding sequence ATGTCGCCTTTCTTTAGAAAAATCGTCCTCTATATCGTCGCCCGCCCGCGCCTTGTTGCAAAGCTGATGAAATTTGGCTTGAACTGGTTTCCCGCCATTCGCCGCACAGGCTGCAAAGTGACCGCCGTATCTCCTGATGTGCGCTATATCCGCGTAGAGCTACCGCTCAATTGGAAGACGCGCAATATCAATGGCACGATTTTTGGCGGCAGCATGTTTGCCGCCACCGACCCATTTTATATGAGCATCTTGTATTTTAATCTGGGGGACGATTATGTAGTGTGGGATAAAGGCGGCACCATCCGCTTTAAACGCCCAGGCCGTGGCACGCTGGTGGTCGAATTCAGAGTCGACGAAGCTGAACTTACAGAAATCCGTGACCTGCTCGCCCTCACCCCAGAAATAGACCGCGTCTACCCTGTGCAATTGATCGATCAAAAAGGCTATGTCTGCGCCGAAGTCGAGCGTGTTTTATACATTGCACATAAAAGCACATACGACAATAAAATGGCCGAGCGTCGAGCAAAGAGGGATTTACTCACCACAGAGAACGCAGGGGATTAA